The Longimicrobiaceae bacterium genome window below encodes:
- a CDS encoding PBP1A family penicillin-binding protein — protein sequence MSRKRSTRKRGSRKKKAGSSLGRRIFQVLLAVLLLGVVGAGAGLAWLWPRCSGPACPSVEALRSYSPPMASRVFDRKGEILAHLAPERRILVPLQRIPQHVSGAFLAVEDKRFYQHGGIDVRRVFGAMARNLRAFNYDEGFSTITMQLARNVFPDHLSREKTLRRKLWEVVLARDIEREFSKDEILELYLNQIYLGDGLYGVEAAAQGYFGKSGTDLSPAEAAVLAALPKAPTRYNPRRNPERAKRRRNLVLALMRDQGYLTPGMAERAQGAPLELVPPMEARGLAPYFVAEIRQALREQFGPDAERMGLRVYTTLDPRMQATAERELKAQIRAVEQGKFGRFRGPACPSGAKGADANCLQGLFVAMDARTGDILSLVGGRDFAQSQFDRVTQAKRQAGSAFKPFLYAAAIARGIPVSTPLVGPGAEPDGIDGGYRPRDAVSDTLTLDMRDGLRLSSNRAAVELGERVGVSYVAQTARDLGLTTPIREYPSTFLGAADVIPLELVAAYSPFATGGTLVHPRMIVRVDDAQGRVLWRAPVRRQPVLPSGVAYLTTSLMEDVVNRGTGSGVRSAGLPHSVPAAGKTGTTNDAADVWFVGVTPDVVAGVWLGFDRPRRILANASGGGLAAPVWGRVLADHYQRAPVPRRWAPPMDVVPVQVDRASGKLATEACPGEQVTTEYFLVGTEPGESCPLHPDYGIDGWLQRMARGLGDWLGGGRDEPREERHYSPERERRGERAPRPFPER from the coding sequence GCCCATGGCGAGCCGCGTCTTCGACCGCAAGGGCGAGATCCTGGCGCACCTGGCGCCGGAGCGCCGCATCCTGGTGCCGCTGCAGCGCATCCCCCAGCACGTGTCCGGCGCCTTCCTGGCGGTGGAGGACAAGCGCTTCTACCAGCACGGGGGGATCGACGTGCGGCGCGTGTTCGGGGCGATGGCGCGGAACCTCCGCGCCTTCAACTACGACGAGGGGTTCAGCACCATCACCATGCAGCTGGCCCGCAACGTCTTCCCGGACCACCTGTCCCGGGAGAAGACGCTGCGGCGGAAGCTGTGGGAGGTGGTGCTCGCGCGCGACATCGAGCGCGAGTTCAGCAAGGACGAGATCCTGGAACTGTACCTCAACCAGATCTACCTGGGCGACGGGCTGTACGGGGTGGAGGCCGCGGCGCAGGGGTACTTCGGGAAGTCCGGCACGGACCTGAGCCCCGCCGAGGCGGCCGTGCTGGCCGCGCTCCCCAAGGCCCCCACGCGCTACAACCCGCGGCGCAACCCCGAGCGCGCGAAGCGGCGGCGCAACCTGGTGCTCGCCCTGATGCGCGACCAGGGGTACCTCACCCCCGGGATGGCCGAGCGGGCGCAGGGCGCACCGCTGGAGCTGGTGCCGCCGATGGAGGCGCGCGGGCTGGCCCCGTACTTCGTGGCGGAGATCCGGCAGGCGCTGCGCGAGCAGTTCGGGCCGGACGCGGAGCGGATGGGGCTGCGGGTGTACACCACCCTCGACCCGCGGATGCAGGCCACGGCCGAGCGGGAGCTGAAGGCGCAGATCCGCGCCGTGGAGCAGGGGAAGTTCGGGCGCTTCCGCGGCCCGGCCTGCCCGTCCGGGGCCAAGGGCGCGGACGCCAACTGCCTGCAGGGGTTGTTCGTGGCGATGGACGCGCGCACCGGCGACATCCTGTCGCTGGTGGGCGGGCGCGACTTCGCGCAGAGCCAGTTCGACCGGGTGACGCAGGCCAAGCGGCAGGCGGGATCGGCCTTCAAGCCCTTCCTGTACGCCGCCGCCATCGCCCGCGGGATCCCCGTCTCCACCCCGCTGGTGGGCCCCGGCGCCGAGCCGGACGGCATCGATGGAGGCTACCGGCCGCGCGACGCGGTCTCGGACACGCTGACGCTGGACATGCGCGACGGGCTGCGGCTCTCCTCCAACCGCGCCGCGGTGGAGCTGGGCGAGCGGGTGGGGGTCTCGTACGTGGCGCAGACCGCGCGCGACCTGGGGCTCACCACTCCAATCCGGGAGTACCCCTCCACCTTCCTCGGGGCGGCGGACGTGATCCCGCTGGAACTGGTGGCGGCGTACTCGCCGTTCGCCACGGGGGGGACGCTGGTGCACCCGCGGATGATCGTTCGGGTGGACGACGCCCAGGGGCGGGTGCTCTGGCGGGCGCCGGTGCGCCGCCAGCCGGTGCTCCCCTCCGGCGTCGCGTACCTCACCACCTCGTTGATGGAGGACGTGGTGAACCGCGGGACCGGCTCCGGCGTGCGCTCGGCCGGGCTCCCCCACAGCGTTCCCGCCGCGGGGAAGACGGGGACCACCAACGACGCCGCGGACGTCTGGTTCGTGGGTGTGACGCCGGACGTGGTGGCGGGGGTGTGGCTCGGGTTCGACCGGCCTCGGCGGATCCTGGCGAACGCGTCGGGGGGCGGGCTGGCGGCCCCGGTGTGGGGCCGCGTCCTGGCGGACCATTACCAGCGCGCCCCCGTCCCCCGGCGGTGGGCGCCGCCCATGGACGTGGTCCCTGTACAGGTGGACCGCGCCTCGGGGAAGCTGGCGACGGAGGCGTGCCCGGGCGAGCAGGTGACGACGGAGTACTTCCTGGTGGGGACCGAGCCGGGGGAGAGCTGCCCCCTCCACCCGGACTACGGCATCGACGGCTGGCTGCAGCGCATGGCGCGCGGCCTGGGCGACTGGCTGGGCGGCGGGCGGGACGAGCCGCGGGAGGAGCGCCACTACTCCCCGGAGCGCGAGCGCCGCGGCGAGCGCGCGCCGAGACCGTTCCCGGAGCGGTAA